The DNA sequence TACGCGAACGCAGGCAAGCCTGGGTCAGCGTCGAAGTCCCCGACAACATCGTCACCCCCGAGGGCGTGGAGTTCCGGCCCAACCTGCTCGCCTGCTCCAGCCACGACGCCAGCCTGAAAACCCGCTACAAGCGCGTCGTCACCAACGTCGTCTGCGACAACACCATGGCCGCCGGGCTGCGCGAAGACGGCCAAGAACACGCCATCGTCCACAAGCGCAACAGCAATCTGCAGATCCTCACCGCCCGCGAGGCGCTGCAGATCGTGCACACCGTCGCCGACGACTTCGCCGCCGAAGTCAAGAAACTGTGCCAGACCACCGTCACCGACCGAGCCTGGACAGCGTTCCTCGAAGCCCACACCCCAATCCCCGAGGAGCCGGGCCGGGGACGCACGAACGCCCTCAACCGGCGCTCCGCACTCACCCGGCTGTGGACCAGCGACAACCGCGTCAGCCCCTGGAAGAACACCGGCTGGGGTGTCGTGCAGGCAGTCAACACCCACCTGCACCACGAAGCCGTCATCCGCGGCGCCACCCGAGCCGAACGGAACATGACCCGGGTCATGAAGGGCGAGCTGGCCAAGCACGACCGCACCACCACCGCCACCCTGCACAAGGTCCTCGCCGCCGTCTAGCCCGCCGCCGGTCCCCACCCTTGGCTTTCCGTTCCACGATGCTGGCCGATCTCGTCGACGCTGCGCTGGCCCGCGCCACTGTTACCGCGATCGTCAACGCCGGCGACCGGGTGATCGACTGGTCCGTCCTCAACTGGTGGGCCGCCTACCGCTATCCCGAGCACCACCCCCGCACCGCGACCGCCCGCGCTGATCACCGGTTCGATCACGTCTGGCAGGTGCGCGTCGACGGCCGCGCCGTCGGCACCGTCCACCGCCTCAACAAAGTCCTGCTCGACGCTTCGAGGCGCGCACCCTCACCGGATCCGTCCTGCGTCCCGACCTGACCGACGACGAGCAACCCCGCTACGGCTCCGTCCATGCCGCTGACTTCCTTATCGCGTGGACGGCGGATCGCGAGCCCGTGACCGGTGCCGTGGTTCCCGACCGCTCCTGACCTCGCGGGGTGGCGCGCGGCCTCGATCACGTGAACAGGCCCCGCGACACCGGTCAAGGCCCACCCGACGACATCGACCCGACGGCAGGGATCGGGCCTTGACCGGTGACCCGGCGGGCCCTGGATATCTCGGGGCGTCCACACACCATCCCCGCGCGAGACCACCTGAACGAACCGGGAATCCCCGAGTTCGGCACGCCTTCCCCCGGGCGAGTTGAACCCCGGTTCGGGGCTGGCCGGGTCAGCACAAGCGCCGCACTGACCCGGCCAGCCCCCTCCCGCCCCGAAAATCTCGGAGGTCCGACCATGCCCCGCACGACCGAACTGACCGCCACCGAACGGGAAGTCCTCCACGACGCCGCCCGCGGTCTGAACAACATCCAGATCGGCTTGAAACAGTTCCGTTCGACCGAAACCATCCGCACCCACATGAAGAACATCTTCTTCAAGCTCAAGGCCCGCAACCGCGCTCACGCCGTCGCCATCGCCTACGACACCGGCATCCTCCACTGCCGGATTCCACACCTGCCACTGACACAGGCGATACCGCAACCAACCTTTCCATCACCGTGCGAACCGCACCGACGCGACCACGCCACGAACGCTCCGACCGCCCGTCGCTCCGTCAGCAGCGAACCCACTTCAGGAGGACGACGATGACCGACCCCACCCGCCCCACCGTGGCGCAGACCTACCTCGACAACCCGGACCTGGCACTCATCATCGACGACGCTGATATCGACGCCGACCCCGAAGCCGTCATCGGCGAGCTCCTCACGCGGGATCCGGCCGACGCCGCGCTGATCGTGCGCGGAGCGGCGTTGTTGTCCGCCGCCGACGCCGGGACCGCCGCCGAGTGCCTGGCCACGTCGATGACCTGGCTCTACGGCTGATCCGCTCGTTGTCCGCCCACACAGCGTGCGCAGCAGGACGGAGCGGTTCTGCCTGTCCACCGAGGACACCGGAATCAGGTAGATAGACACGTCTGTCCGTCGTTGTTGGTCTCTCGTTGTTGTCGCAAAAGCAGGTGTACGGTGGAAGAAAATGATATTGGTGTGGTCTCCCCATGCATCAAGTGGCATGAGGACAGTGGACGTAATGACCTTGTTGCGACAGAACCGCGAACTGAAACGGCTCGGGATCTGGAACTGGTCCCTGCCTGCGTTCGCCGGGAAATTACACAACGTCATGATCATCGGTGTTGGGTCTATCGCAGACGGTCATTTATGCGAGAACTCCGTCATTCACGAGTGCCGCGGTCAGCGTGGTTGGCGTAGTCCTGCGACGCAGGCCCGCCCGAGCTTGCTCGGGCGGGCCTGCGTCGCTTTTCTGTAGCGGCGGCGCGCCGGTCGTGCTTGTCACCGGGTGGCGGGGGTGCAGAGTTCCCGGTCGATGAGGTTGTCCATGGCGTGTTCGGTGGTCGCGGTGCCGTCGCCGGTCTGCACGGCTACGGCGGTGGTCCTGCCGTCGGTGGTGACGCCTTCGCGGGTGTGGTAACCGGGAAGGTCGCCGCCGTGTGCGTAGTAACTGCCGCCGCAAGTCAGCGGGATCTGCATCAGGCCCAGGCCGTAGCGGGCACCGGGGAGGACGTCGGCCAGTCCAGGCGCGGGTACGGTGGTCTCCATCGCGGTGAGCTGGGCCGGCGCAAGCAGCTTGCCGGTCACCAACTCGTGGAAGAAGCGGGTCAGGTCGTCCGTGGTGCTGATCATCGCGCCGGCCGCGTCAGCTGCGGAGGGGTTGAGCGCCGTGACGTCGATCACCGGCCCGGAGCCGAAGTTGGAGTAGCCGTGCAGGTGACGACCGGGGATCGCTGAAGAGGTGATCGGCGCGATCGTGTGGCTGAGGTGGAGCGGGTTGATGATTCGCTGGGTGACCTCGTGCTGCCACGTGTGGCCGGTGGCCTTCTTGATGATCATGCCGGCGAGGATGTAGTTGGTGTTTGAGTATTCCCACGCGGTTCCTGGCGCGAAGTCCGGCGCCTGCCGCATCGCGATGGCGACCAGTTGCGCCGCGGTGTAGGTCGTGAACCGGTCGGCCTGAAAGTTCGCGGTGGAGGTGATCTCTGGGAAGTCGCTGAGGTACTCGGGCACTCCGCTGTTTTGCTGCAACAGGTCCCGCACGGTGATCTTGCTGCCGTCGTTGCCGGCGCCGGTCACCAGTCCCGGCAGCCAGTGCTCGACGGTGTCGTCGAGGGACACCCGGTGCTCTGCGACGAGTTGCAGCATCACGGTGGCGACGAACGTCTTGGTCGAGCTACCGATCCGGAACGCGTCCCCGGACTGTACCGACGACATGGTCGCAATGTCGGCCTGTCCGGCTTCGGCGAACAGCTGCCCGCGCGGGCTGGTCACTTGCGCCGCCACACCCACGGTTCCGGTCTGCTGGACCGCGTTCACCTGCTGCTGCAACGCGTTCGGCGTCGAGCTGGTCGAGGCCGACGCCGGAATGGTCACGGCAAGAGCGCACGCGGTGGCCGCGGCGATCGTCGCTGCTACCATTGTGTACTTGGTATTCGTACGCACGATTTGGGCCTCCTGGGGCGCGTTCACGCCGCATTCGCGGCGCAGGCAAAAATCTATGAAGATCGCCAGGCCGAAGCGATCAAGCCAGCCCCCGAATCGATGGTGGGGTTAACCCCCGGACGACCAGGCCGAGGTCCGGGTGGGCAGATCGGCCGAAGGGCGCCCACCGGACCTGACCGGCCGCAGCGGACCGGTACCCGGCCGTCCCAGCCCGTTGTCGCGCCTCAGCCGAAGCCTGGTGCCGGGCCGCCTGATGGCCAAGATCATCCGATCACGTGTCGCCCGTACCCAACCACCGTGACCAGTACAGCTAGGGCGTGTCTCCCAGTTATTTGACCTCGCGGGCCGAGGATGGGCAAATGGTGCGCGCCGAGGTGTTCTCTGATGAGTTGTGGGCGTTGATCGAGCCGGTGTGGCCCAGTCCTGGCGTGCGGGCGGGTCACCCTGGGAACGATCATCGTTTGACGCTTGAAGGGATCGCGTGGCGGTATCGGGTCGGTGCCCCGTGGGCGGGATGTGCCGGAGGACTTCGGGGCCTGGCAGTCCCCATGGACGCGTCCGGCGACTATGGCGTCAACGTGCTGATCGACTCCGCGGGAACCCTGCCCGGCGTGGGCGCACCGGTGGGTCCTGCGACTGGAGGCTCCGTTCGGCACCCTGCCGGACTACGTCAGCCCGAGCATGGTGTGGGGTGACGTGGCACGGCCGACAGCTCGGGTATTGACGTTGCTCGAGTTGTTGCAGTCCGGTGGCACCCGTACCTCTGCTGAGCTGGCCGAGCGGCTGAACGTGGATGGACGCACGGTGCGCCGCTACGTGGAGCACCTGCGTGCCCTCGGCATTCCGGTGGATTCCGTGCGTGGTCGTTACGGCGGTTACCGACTGGCGCGCCACTACCGGATGCCTCCGTTGATGCTCACCGACGAGGAAGCACTGGCGGTCGTCTGGGGGCTTCTGCTGACGGGCCGGTCGGGGTCTGGTCCGGCCTCGATCGGTGACGTGGAGGCCGCCACCTCGAAGGTGCGCCGGGTACTGCCCGCGGCCCTGGCACGACAGATTGACGCCGTGGTCGACACCGTGAATTTCACCGGCGGTCGGACCGGCGAGGCAGAGCGCACCGGGGGTGGCGAGGAGGCAAGCGCGAGAGTGCTACTCGGGCTGGCGCAGGCGGCGGGGGAACGGCGTCCGATTGCCTTCGACTACATGCCGCGGCACGGACGTGCACGGTTACGCACCGTTCATCCGCACGGCATCGTTGCCATGCACGGGCTGCTCTACCTCACCGGCCACGACGTCGGGCGCCAGGCGGAGCGGACGTTCCGCCTGGACCGCATCGCCGGCCTGCGCCTACTGGAGGGCACGTTCGAGGTGCCGGATGACCTGAACCCGGTGCAGCGGGTTGTGGGCCCGCTCGCAGCGGGTGCCGGGCGACATGAGGTGTCAGTGCTCGTCGACGCTGACGCAATGCATGTACGAGCGTTGTTCCCGGAGACGCTGGCGTCGGTCGAACCGGTAGCCGGCGTCGCCGGAAATGGTCACTGGCTGAGAGTTTTCGTCCGTGCGGAACGTTTGGAATGGGTCGCGGGAAGATTGGCCGCTCTCGATCGACCGTTCGTCATCGAGCAGCCGGAAGCTCTGCACGGGGTCGTTGCTGCGCTGGGACAGAAGCTGATCGCCGCGGCGATCGTCGATCCCAGCGGCGACTCAGGCTAGGACCGCGTGGCGCTCGCACAGACTCCAACGGCACGAGGAGCGCCCGATCGTGAAGCAGGCGCCTTCAGCGGTTCCCGTTCACGCCGGGACTCCTCGTTCAAGGTCCGTCAGGTTGCGTCGTACCTGTGCTCGACCTGCGTCTGTGGTCAGTCCGCCTTGTTGGTAGGCGGTGGCATCTTGGGTGTCCGGTTCTGCTGCAGTTGCAGCGCCTGCGGCGTGACCGGCGTGTACAGGTTGATGAGGGACCCTTCGGGGTCGCGGATCAGAACAGACATGTTGCCCCAGGGCATCAACGTCGGCGCCTGCACGACGTCGAGGTCATCGCCGAGTTCAGTCTTCATGAAGGCAAGAAGGGATTCGACGTCCTCCACGACGAACTCGACGATGGCGGTGCGGTTGGCGGCCGCTCGCGGTGGGTTGTCCGCGATGAAAGCGACCCGCTCCGGCGTGCTGAGCGCGAATGTCGCGGACGGTGTCACCAGCTCGACGAAGTCGTCGGTCAGGTACTGCGGGGTGGCGCCGGTGAGGACCTCGTAGAAGCGGACGAGTTGCGGTAGGTCGTCGGTGATCACGCGGACGGAGGCCAGTTGGACGGTGTTCGTTGTCATGATCACGACGCTATCCTGAATACTGGACATAACCTGTCCGGATTGGCGAAGAGACAAGGAAAGTGTTGCTGCGCTGAGAAAAGCGGGTTCGGGTGTTCCGGTCGGGCCGACGCACTCTAGCGGAGCCTGGCGTCGGCGGAAGCCCGCCCCGTTCACGGGTTCGGCGGCGGATGGGCAGGAATGGGGCGGGCTTGCCGCCGACGCGCGCGGCCCCGCTCGGGCGAGTGCGTCCCGACCGGGACACCCGCACTTCGCTTCTTCTCCACAACGACGCGGTGGATGAAGAAGCGAGTGGTGCGGGGGTACGTGGCCAGTCACCGGATCTTCTCCGGTGACCGGCCGGCCCGTGTGAAGGAGCACCTTCGTGACCAG is a window from the Amycolatopsis sp. NBC_00355 genome containing:
- a CDS encoding DUF932 domain-containing protein, translated to MSKETSKWLNTNVLIGFTDKRSHAWHYRAEDQGTEPNHYPGPIPIAEVKRRLFHWSAEPARVFVEDRFGLRPAEHHLGVTASDNGDLLAIHTDEYEIHQYSTWLLDNVAALLDDGLTIGSAGLLRERRQAWVSVEVPDNIVTPEGVEFRPNLLACSSHDASLKTRYKRVVTNVVCDNTMAAGLREDGQEHAIVHKRNSNLQILTAREALQIVHTVADDFAAEVKKLCQTTVTDRAWTAFLEAHTPIPEEPGRGRTNALNRRSALTRLWTSDNRVSPWKNTGWGVVQAVNTHLHHEAVIRGATRAERNMTRVMKGELAKHDRTTTATLHKVLAAV
- a CDS encoding response regulator transcription factor; amino-acid sequence: MPRTTELTATEREVLHDAARGLNNIQIGLKQFRSTETIRTHMKNIFFKLKARNRAHAVAIAYDTGILHCRIPHLPLTQAIPQPTFPSPCEPHRRDHATNAPTARRSVSSEPTSGGRR
- a CDS encoding serine hydrolase domain-containing protein, whose amino-acid sequence is MTIPASASTSSTPNALQQQVNAVQQTGTVGVAAQVTSPRGQLFAEAGQADIATMSSVQSGDAFRIGSSTKTFVATVMLQLVAEHRVSLDDTVEHWLPGLVTGAGNDGSKITVRDLLQQNSGVPEYLSDFPEITSTANFQADRFTTYTAAQLVAIAMRQAPDFAPGTAWEYSNTNYILAGMIIKKATGHTWQHEVTQRIINPLHLSHTIAPITSSAIPGRHLHGYSNFGSGPVIDVTALNPSAADAAGAMISTTDDLTRFFHELVTGKLLAPAQLTAMETTVPAPGLADVLPGARYGLGLMQIPLTCGGSYYAHGGDLPGYHTREGVTTDGRTTAVAVQTGDGTATTEHAMDNLIDRELCTPATR
- a CDS encoding transposase, translating into MVRAEVFSDELWALIEPVWPSPGVRAGHPGNDHRLTLEGIAWRYRVGAPWAGCAGGLRGLAVPMDASGDYGVNVLIDSAGTLPGVGAPVGPATGGSVRHPAGLRQPEHGVG
- a CDS encoding helix-turn-helix transcriptional regulator encodes the protein MTLLELLQSGGTRTSAELAERLNVDGRTVRRYVEHLRALGIPVDSVRGRYGGYRLARHYRMPPLMLTDEEALAVVWGLLLTGRSGSGPASIGDVEAATSKVRRVLPAALARQIDAVVDTVNFTGGRTGEAERTGGGEEASARVLLGLAQAAGERRPIAFDYMPRHGRARLRTVHPHGIVAMHGLLYLTGHDVGRQAERTFRLDRIAGLRLLEGTFEVPDDLNPVQRVVGPLAAGAGRHEVSVLVDADAMHVRALFPETLASVEPVAGVAGNGHWLRVFVRAERLEWVAGRLAALDRPFVIEQPEALHGVVAALGQKLIAAAIVDPSGDSG
- a CDS encoding VOC family protein, translated to MTTNTVQLASVRVITDDLPQLVRFYEVLTGATPQYLTDDFVELVTPSATFALSTPERVAFIADNPPRAAANRTAIVEFVVEDVESLLAFMKTELGDDLDVVQAPTLMPWGNMSVLIRDPEGSLINLYTPVTPQALQLQQNRTPKMPPPTNKAD